AACAACAGgaaaaattgttatatatgaaaattcCAAATTAAGTAatgcaaaaatatataatgaaagtAGAtcaaaaaatgcatatatagatatatcaTTTAAAGTAGATATTAATACACCATTATTAGTATTAAAAGAATTAAGAAAAAGTTTACAATTTTTAGTTGATAGTAGACCTAGTGATTTTTGTAAAAccaaaaatttatattttggaTATTCATTGCAACCTGGtcatttttatgaaataagTTTTTGGATTAAATGTGTAGAAGGATGGGGAAATTGGAGAAAAGTATTTGAATTAAGAACAgatatatatgattttatAATACTACAATTAAGATTATTAAGTATATCCTATAGATTACCAACACAAAAAGTTGGTTTTACTGCTCCTTTAAATGTTATAACtaataatagcaataataaCAATACTAATAGCAATATAAACAATTCTAGAAATAAACAAGGTAATTATTACACTTCCCCTCCAAAAGATTCAAAACAAGCAGTATTTGCTTCAGAAGCTAAACATAGCCGAATGTTTTTATCATCTTCCTTTGGAAAGGacaatgatgatgatgatgatatatatgataataatttatttagagaaaaagaaaaatatgaaaatatgtacaataataataatacatttttttataacaataatagAAATGTATATCCTATTTGTGATGATAATATGTCCATATATATGAACAgccaaaataataatataactttgaatgaaaataacaatatgGATATATCTTCcttgaataaaaatgaaaatgggTTGGTGTATAGAAAAACAATTcaaaattttagaaaaattaatCAGGATTTAAGAAAtgaatattttgttaattcgAATAGATTTGTTAAAACTCCAATGAATAACTTCCCAAATAACTATTCGACATATTATGGTAATTTTAATATGTATacagaaaaatataaaaacgcAAATTTAATTGATAGTGCGAAGAAAATTTGTGACACAAATGCTGAACTTAATATGAAGACAAGTTGCGTAAATTGTTCATCTCAggaaatgaaattaaaaaatgcacaaACCGATTGTTTGGAAAATATggggaataataataataacaaagaTCGTGATAGGATAACAGAATTAGATAACGTTATAGATGGTAGACAAAATGATGTGGATAAATGCtcgaatttaaaaaatggagaATATTGTAatattgaagaaaaaaataaaattaaatttaatgGGCTAAACGAAAATGAATGCACACAAAAACCATTTACTACATGTAATAAATTTGGTGGCATTACACAAGGAtgttatataaatgaatatgacaaatttaataatggTTATATAGACAATAATGGAAACAATAGAGATAATAACTATTTTGGAGGAATGGGGCCAAAGAGTCAATATGGTGAAGAATATACAGAACAAATAAAttgtaatgataataattatttatctTATGATAGTTCTTCTGGTTATGATAGCTTTGAATGTGTTAAACACTTTTCTAATCTTCATTACAGAAATATTGAAGAAAACAatgataaacaaattaaaaaatacacgACCAAATatagtattaataaaaaaaacaaataagaTAATCTCCAAAATATATGggcatgtatatatgtgaatgaattcaaatttttaattctCAAAATAAAAGATTTTCAGTGgcgtaaaaaaaaaaaaaagttatttcAATAGTGTTTAACTTTCCGCCTTTGtttgaattaaataatatgtacACATATGTCTAATTTTTGAATTCGTTtgtaatttcattttttattttatttgaaaatcTTATGAAAATtgtgtttatttttaaattattttcagtCCTATTTTAATTACAAATATACATGCTTACACATGCTTTTTCTCATTTTATCAGTGActtcaaattattattctcATATTCTTACAATAATTAATTACAGATATGTGGATTTTATTTATGATTAACTAATTTGTTAATTGTCTATCTAGTTTTACTTTATTCGTCTAAAgtgaaattattttttattattttataattttatttttttcataatccCCTTAATTTATGgaccaatttttttttaatttttattttctataatatTCTAAACTTTTAAAATACGGTCAACTACCACATTGCTATGGCTATTTTAATTGGGAAGATGttgcacatatataatatagcgtagaataaatatattactattttatttttataaatatatataaatatatataaatatatatatatatttctgcATGTATAAAAACAGAAAGATATATTTGTAATGagaatatataacattaaaatGTATGTATACCCTTAAAAGCatatttttcgttttttgctttttctttaatattttataaaatgtgaaataacatatatatgttcCTTTTTTGGTGTAttacctttttttttttttttttcataaaagtTAATAATTTAGACAAATTGTGTAAATTAACTTTATTAAAAGTAAGCGAATATTTTATTGGTTTCGAATAATTAGacaaaagatataaataaatagtgcattttatttttatcatgcTTATGAAATTTCGAATTATTACATTAAATcggttattatataaattataaaatttcgAATTTTTACATATACGCATATTTAcacacatatttattttgggTAATCGAAATCAACGGTTCtacaaaaattttatttattataataatttaatttttactataattaaaaagaattatatatttagtagaaaattataataatgattatattggagaaaaatatattatttcttattatgataaaaaataattacatatttatttaacaattgtgaaaattgaaaaatatttgaaatatagatttataacttaaaaaaaaaaaaaaaaaattaaaagcatataaatatctCGAAAAGGTCGTTTGAAAATTACGTTATTttgtaattaatttttttgtaaataacATTACAACTATAtttcactatttttattttttcgtttattatgtatttttttacttttttatttcaaaatatcattgaaaaattaaaaaaaaaaaaaattctcaaataagaaaaatacaaaatgtccaaactattatatattaacacaaaaggttttaagtataatatttatgcaAACTGTTTGACAAAaataagaatatatatataataggcgtaaaaaaaaatagaaaaataataatatattttgcacaccAATAgtaaaagaatatatatataattgtgaaTTTCAAATAATGaaccaaaaaaaatgacgttataaaaataaaattctcCAATCACATATATAAACACATGCaacatttaatattataaaaaaataacaaattttatcaaaatattttttaatatatattatatattgccATTATAATGTGtttttcacttttatttattttcatatttatagcatttttataattttatatacatatcttAGCATGTGCGTCTatgtgaatatttttttacacacAGAATAAAACTGATgttgttgaaaaatatatgcacacatttgaaaataaaaaaaaatgtcgaaaatattatattgcaATAAAAAGAATTctactatataaaaaaaaaaaagaaaataaacaaatataaataaaaaaaaatataatttttacacGCTTTTATTACCCACatatttatagtttttttttttaattttatttatagaaCATTATTTAGtctatttgaaaaaaaatgttgttTCCGATTTATATCAACCTTTTAGATTTACAtctttaattataataaaataaaaattattttacatatatattcgAACCATActtatataatattctttaaatcctataaatttatttgttattttttttatatatattagaatcaatataattataaaaaaaaaaaatagtataaaatCAATACAAAGGAATTTATATACAGTAACCATTGTAAAGGATTTAAAGTTTTATTTGACATAATCTTAATATTGTTTATTGTTATAAATTGTTATTAgtacttttttatttgtttttgttttgtATATAATTCCTACAGTTTTGTAGtttacatataataaatttatatccCATTTACAATAAAGTACCATTAGTGATAttagttaatttttttttattttagttattattatataaatattgtttattttttaatataatttttacgAAAATTGTTTCAAGTATATTTGCATAACACTTTATATGTTCCTTAGTAgttgtaaatattaaaatatatctgTGGTTTtaacataattatatatattatacacatTTGTGCACATTGTTATTTAGCTTTATTAGTATTTTTCAAGGAAatactaataaaatatgagATAGAAACATATATGCTAAAGTTGTGTTTTATATaagttttaatttattatgtatGTTCGTCCCTTTGctttgtataaaaaataaaaaaaatataaaaaataaaaaaaagaacttTTGAAAATACGATAAAaacttcattattttatgcttttattacttttaatattttctaacCTATAATGTTTTTacgtttttattattccatttaAATAGTTGCAGTTATTTATGTTTATGTGGTTgcaattatttatgtttgtGTGGTTgcaattatttatttttatgtggttgcaattatttatgtttatgTGGTTGCAGTTTGTTCTACCCGTCTAACCACATTCGTATGCATATTTATGTGAATACAgatttattttacattttaatatttttcctatttgtatttttttgtgcataaaatataaacataaaagGATAATCAAAAGAGAGTAGAATTGCAATAAAAAAACGTAtttctttaaaatatataaatgcatacacattattatatatgcatatgtcTGTAGAAGTATTAAATTTATGCAATAACTAAAATGCATATTATAtgataacattaaatttgaGTATGCAGCATATGAAATACTGAAGAtgctattttattaatataaatatgcataatacATGTGTATActatattgtattttttttatgatatataattctataatttttttaatatttttataaagagCAGTATTCATATGGTagttaaataattattttgcagttaaaatatatgcaataacTATATCATatgcatttatatatgttttaaaagATAATTTTTGcagttttgtttttttgcaTGTTTCCTACAAAAATGTGTAAATACATAgtgatatatatgtattcaaaaaaaactatattattttaaatgttgttttattctttttcataaattatttttcatattaaaaaaaataacgtGCACCTATTTCATAAGAAATTTTATATCTTGATATACAAAACATATATGGTGTTGTGTAtgtgtatattatttaaaacataaagaatataaaatttcCACATGCTACATATTTATGCCATGATATAGCATAAAGCTATCTATTTTTTAGCAAatgcattttatttttatgaatacttttttttttttatgcttttaacataattttttttcaacataACTGCATAAAAACATGTGTTTTTTTGGTGCATGAAAACACACATTgacaattattataacatcCTGCTGCATGCaaaatttatacaatttttctttattcatacatttgtaatatttttataaaaaatatatttttgcaaTATTCATATTTGTATGTGAATATTATTACATGCACACGGAATAAGGAatctttttaatattttgtttatgaaaaaaaatagaacaaaaaaaaatatagaatgcgcaattttttttacataacaTTCGGTtgtagaaaaattaaatgaacatattttttttcgattgttgtaaatttaaatgataacatttattatttttttttatgttatttttttatgttgaTAATATAGCattcatattataaaatacgtattatattgtttacaacatatatatatatatacatatttaatatttacatacagactaatatatataaatatacaattatatatttgcatatattaacactataaatatacatttctCCACATGTGGAAAAGGAACATGCATATGATTGAAcaattatttcctttttatggtaaataaaaaataaacatgcTATACAAATATACCCAACCCCATCGAAAAACGgaaaaacataataaatattattttacgatatatttatattacttctatatatttttatgttactttttgattaaaatttgatataattttatattccttattttttacaatttatatcagttattttatatgtatgtatgtttTTGTTCTTTCAAACATATTTtgtaaacatattatatatagtattttGTTTGGTGtagcatatatatttactcattatatgtaaataaatgcatatgtaataaattatatatggaATGGTAAACAACGacaatttttcataaaaaccgatatataacattttataataatatataaaacacataaaatataattatttagtatttttttatctttgcCAAAAGTGttgaatattattattattattattatacttttttaataataaagaaaaatgttatatttttgcTCTTATATTatgtgatttttttttatggtgattgtattttttatcttcatATTGagcattatataaaaaaaaaaaataatattatatatactacTTCTCTACATACTGTTATGTATGCATATGTCACATTATAAAATAAGGTATccctaaaatatatttttattaaagtGATATgctattatttataatataaaatatgctTACGGATACATATTTTATCTATGTATATGGATGAATAATTATATGTAGTATAGAAACATACATGtataaataatgttattttatttataatttttatctgaaattttattaatttacaTGTAAATAaactttttgttttttttgaaattggATACCGATgagataataattttgatgtTATTATGTACATACTATAcgcttttttatttttataattgtgCATTTTATGATTTAgttacataataaaatagataaaaaatagaaaattgcatatttttattttacatgtaaataattaaatgCATTATACATATCCCTTTCTTATCACGCAATGCATAACTacatgtattatttttattttattttttttattttttatttacattttttaaaataagtATTTCTCTATGTATCTATctatataacatattttacatgttttttcaattattatttttttttttttagtatcaAATAGTTATACaaagataatatattttttttctacaataatatttttgttgtGAGGATGtgtttaatataatatacgtATGCACATAAtttaagaaaataaaataaagttgtATATtgtagtaaaaaaaatatttattaataatatacataataatatttatgccatatttattaataaatacatGAAAAAtcgataataatataatgtaaagttattttttattttttattttttatttttgttggCATATGAATACAATTTactctatatatattatatatataatatatatatgtatgtatatatatatatttatatatatactctCCTAATCTTTATGgcatttatgttttataatttattcttTACATTttgtcatattttttaagtcatatatatattttattattcttttgctaatatagataataatagtaataggTTTCTTGCTCTACAAatctatataatattattatatctacaaaaaaacacatattatatatatactatttattatactatctatatacattcataatgatgtaatattataaaccgaatcttacatttttttaaagtatattattaaagagtagtaaaatattagatatatatacggtgtatatatgtatttttttgtattcaaTTAAAAATCACATgacaaataaatgaaaattttgtataataaGTTTATAATTATAGTGAGAAAAAATGtgatttaaatatatacattaaatgTGTATAAACTATAATGAAGTTAAACCTATCATTTTTAGTTTgactttatttaatttacttgtatatatattatttatatgtattataataCTTTGTTCCGcaattattaaaatacaaaatatgtaTGCGCATGTAATGAAATGTGTGTcgatatatagatatatacaaataCATTTATATGCGCATGCTTATGCAAATAAAAGATTTATATGTAAATGCATGGCATTATTTTAATTGTTATAATTGATCAATTGGTAATTTTTTAAGAGTGTTGTAGAACAAACTAAATTGTTGCATATAAGCCTTATGTATGCACAGTTGTAAAATtctataataaatatatacatacaagtatttttattttttatataattgtcataatttttatacatatttttattgtatttttaattttaggcattttcatatatattattatatgtatgtcaattttattatataaccCTCGTTATTGTTGtcgtattattatatgttaatatattttttttttttttttttttgttttatattttttagctatttaagaaaaaaaaaaaaatatgtatttttttttcaagctataatattttaaaattggttatatgtatttttatttatttataatatgcaaattaagaacatatatatatatatatattttttaaatatttttatatatgcatatatatagtcatttttttaatgctTGGAAATAATTATGTAAGCATGTGcatgcataatatatatatatttatatatttatttatatatttatatatttatatatttttatttatttatttattatttatttattttatttttaaaacatagactttataaaaaatatattattgtataCATTGTGTATACACGcgtatacttttataaagatataattattaataacatatatatatatatatatacgtatatatatatatatatgcttatgtagaaaaaaatagacgttataatatgcatatatatgtatacatactTGTAttgttttaatgaatattattttttaagtgtATACCTAGAGTtgcataatattataaatttctaTTTGTACTCaggttttttttaataagcGTTTTACTTTATTGTGTATTCTCATACGTTTTCTTATATTGCATATTTTGTATGTGAATATAGAACAAATTGTGTGTGTGCGTGTGCACAATATTTAtggcatatatatatagtatttattatatgtatttatgtatttattcatttattcattcatttattcatttatttatttattcatttatttatatttatctcCGAATTTAACTTAATAACAATGTTTACATTAAGGTCTAGTTCTAATaccaataaaaaattaatccAAGCGGATGAGAAAGAAAAAAGcgaaaatacaaattatgaGAAAATTACATATACTGAGGAATCCTTAAGTAAAATTGAtaattatgtaaaatattcagaccaacaaaataataactaTCCAATTAGTAGAACAACAACTCCACATCTTATTAATATTGAGAGTATAGAAAGTGTTAATGGTAGatcatttaataatattgcaAAGGCAGTTACACTTTCAAATGATGATGAAAACTTTAAACAAATAACTGAAAGCGATGAATGTAATAATGAAGAACATACAAATAAAGACATCACAAAAGTGTTAAATAGAAAATATGATAGCATTAATGATAGTGCTAGTTTTGaatcaataaaaatggaaacgcttgaaaaaagacaaaataatgaaaacaaAGATAATTtcaataatgatgataatgatgataaatattatttaaatattaaaaaaaatattgataatGAACAATTAAAAGAAGGAACAGAAGAAGATGACGAAAACGGATCTATATATGTCcctgatgaaaaaaatatatatatgaaatcaagaattaataaaaaatcgcattttaatgaaaatgtGAATAATAGTAAAAACATTAACAATCCAATTGGAAATGGAAAAGTTGTTaatgatattattaataacacTACAAATAGTGCTAATACTAGCGAAAACAGTGATCATAGTGATATTCATAATAACGAaagtagtaataataatagtaacgATAATATTTGTGAACATGACGATAGAATggtttatttaaaaaaattacgtTATGAAGAAAATTCTAAAGAGAATTTTGATGAAACTTATGCAAATCCTAATGAAGATTGTggatatgataaaaaaaaagataaatatgaaaaatttgTATTTCAAGAAAAGGAATCTGGAAATAATATGGGAAATGATGATATAGATAATgtaaataatgatgataatgaaaataacataaaattaaaagaatatttaataaaaggAATCAtgtcaaaaaaaacaaatgcaGAAAATGGATcaataaatcaaaataaagcACTTGCATTAATGGATAATatattgaatataaaaaataatgataataatgataatggaTTAAATTTTCCATTAAGAAAATCTTATAATGATGAGAGAAAAGATTTAATagataaatatacatattcaaTGATgggatataataataataataatactagtaataataatatgccatgcaatgatataaataattacaatggaaatgtgaataataaaatccATTGCAATAACAACCATCGAGATCATATAAATTGTGACCATCATCGATGTTTcgttgataataatattagtaTGAAAGAAtcgataaataaaaatgaatacataaaaaaagtCAAAGTAATATGCTTAAGCTACTTGAGAATTTTAAAAAGATTAATTACAGCTTGGAGTGAAACTAATAAATCATTtgaatatcattttattaacatattaaataatgttGAACCTaataatttagaaatatatttatgctgTTTTTCTAACATTAAAATATGTTCTATAAAAAGCATATTTATGTATTCTCTAATAGAGTGTATTGAAGAATTAGAAATAATAAAGCATTTTAAAATGTTACAAAATAAGGAAGATATATCATCAGATAAGAATTATAACACTAATAATACTAGTAGTACTACAAATACAGTACTTGATAAGACTGAATTGCATAAACGAATAATAGAAgaagttgaaaaaaaattaacaaaagaaATTGTTGATGAAATGCATGAATTGGCATTAAGAAATCCATATTTTAGTACATCCTATTATTTGAATAGCCAAAATAATACAGATGAAAAATCATCCActattttatctttatacAACAGtggatataaaaataatatacacaaTTTTAATGATACTACTCATGGATTtgatgattttaaaaaaggaaaagacTTATTACATTGCAATCataatagtgataataatTATGGTGGTGTTAGAAACAGTTGTGGATGTAATCATGACAATTTGAATAACTATGGTTGTGGTGAGTCTTTACCAACAAATTATGCTAACAaccttttatataattatttaaacaataataatgcaaataataaaaatgtattattaaataacCATCAACATAATAACAGAAATGGACATTCTGGCTTAAGCAATACaaataacaattataatTCATCTTCTAATGTTTTAATTtccaaaacaaaaaaaaataattattcaaatcaaaatattttaaacaaattaaatgtTAGTATTGATTATAACTCttttaatgattataataataattatatacaagAAGCTGAAAAAGtagttgaaaaatataaaaattttaataagaTGAATTCAAAGGATAGTGATAATATGTATAGTGCATGTAGCTATTCAACTGGCGCGACTGATCTCAATAATCATAATggaaacaataatataaataccattaaacattttaaaatGCTTTTATCTGAGTATGCAAATATGTGCAAAAATGAGAAAATGCGTCCAAAAGACACGGATATAAACCCAATTGACCTCAACATTTTAAAATCTTTCTACTCTCGGTTAAACACGTCTGGTAGTTTAGAGGTATGTTCCATTATATGATCACATGCATGCatgaatgaataaatatatatatatatatagattgAGATAGATTGTGATAGATTGTGATAGAGAACCGGGGTTATTTCAATAGCTCTTGTTCTTCTTTCGCTGTGTACATACACgaaattatacatatatatacacttcTTTCATTTTCTTACAGGAAAAAGATCATCATCATGATAGAACAAACGAAGATATAGATATGAAGGATATAAAAggatattttgaaaataagcATAAAACAGAATATGATAGAAACACTGATTTAAACAAGTATATGGATGAGTGTCGATTCACGGAAGATGGTAATTATAACGAGAGAGATAATTATGTGAAGTTTGATAAAGATCAAGGTGAAACAAAtggaaatgaaaataattatagcTTTTTGTCAAACATTATTCAAAATATGTTAtcgaaaaaaagaaaacaagATTCTTTATATCCTTCAACTAAGGGAAATAACATtaacaatgataataataattcttaCAATGATTTGAATTACTTATTACGTAATAGTAACGTTTTAAAGAAacttaaattaaattttatggaaaataaaaaagataatggatataataacaaaaacggaaataacaatatgaataatggtgacaatattaataatagtgGTAAAGACTTTTTAAGGAAAAAAGATATTAATGATATAGGAAtgaatgataataataataataataataatggtgGGCATGGTTACAA
Above is a window of Plasmodium yoelii strain 17X genome assembly, chromosome: 9 DNA encoding:
- a CDS encoding AP2 domain transcription factor, putative, which encodes MFTLRSSSNTNKKLIQADEKEKSENTNYEKITYTEESLSKIDNYVKYSDQQNNNYPISRTTTPHLINIESIESVNGRSFNNIAKAVTLSNDDENFKQITESDECNNEEHTNKDITKVLNRKYDSINDSASFESIKMETLEKRQNNENKDNFNNDDNDDKYYLNIKKNIDNEQLKEGTEEDDENGSIYVPDEKNIYMKSRINKKSHFNENVNNSKNINNPIGNGKVVNDIINNTTNSANTSENSDHSDIHNNESSNNNSNDNICEHDDRMVYLKKLRYEENSKENFDETYANPNEDCGYDKKKDKYEKFVFQEKESGNNMGNDDIDNVNNDDNENNIKLKEYLIKGIMSKKTNAENGSINQNKALALMDNILNIKNNDNNDNGLNFPLRKSYNDERKDLIDKYTYSMMGYNNNNNTSNNNMPCNDINNYNGNVNNKIHCNNNHRDHINCDHHRCFVDNNISMKESINKNEYIKKVKVICLSYLRILKRLITAWSETNKSFEYHFINILNNVEPNNLEIYLCCFSNIKICSIKSIFMYSLIECIEELEIIKHFKMLQNKEDISSDKNYNTNNTSSTTNTVLDKTELHKRIIEEVEKKLTKEIVDEMHELALRNPYFSTSYYLNSQNNTDEKSSTILSLYNSGYKNNIHNFNDTTHGFDDFKKGKDLLHCNHNSDNNYGGVRNSCGCNHDNLNNYGCGESLPTNYANNLLYNYLNNNNANNKNVLLNNHQHNNRNGHSGLSNTNNNYNSSSNVLISKTKKNNYSNQNILNKLNVSIDYNSFNDYNNNYIQEAEKVVEKYKNFNKMNSKDSDNMYSACSYSTGATDLNNHNGNNNINTIKHFKMLLSEYANMCKNEKMRPKDTDINPIDLNILKSFYSRLNTSGSLEEKDHHHDRTNEDIDMKDIKGYFENKHKTEYDRNTDLNKYMDECRFTEDGNYNERDNYVKFDKDQGETNGNENNYSFLSNIIQNMLSKKRKQDSLYPSTKGNNINNDNNNSYNDLNYLLRNSNVLKKLKLNFMENKKDNGYNNKNGNNNMNNGDNINNSGKDFLRKKDINDIGMNDNNNNNNNGGHGYNSRKNSSYKNNALNNVKSYKELLNLSQESLNKKGNNELSGFKNGSEYISSNALYDFIMSTNNSSNLLENSLQHGNIINNNNGNNNNNNNNSNNLNSMGYRYNYSAKKNNNYDYNTDYNSKISVDGSELSLSNNDNNDLIMSIGGGRSENINGEGETGNSYKTRRLDMNKNASSGNNNNNNNFANNNGSYNNKGGKVLKQSSTIVSSVSNANYANGKLKYEMPAGVNPNDDKVKGVYFSKSPRGVGKWNAYFQIANNKRLFTSFSVSKYGYNEARKLSILKRTEWEKEYKHHTDLKNADAKKGKKKNSLVSNNLSKSNGKSINIKGGKNSNSDDSICYTKDGKINDEDLLYSNDDEDDETTCLMNSKLTNSMGKGLIGDSEKKMNKLNHMDINNKGNNGVDNMLDRDNYLRVDSDNINFFIDNDKNDDAFNTIDLIRSSLSVENNGNNHNSPSKNSINYPSNSLIMNSYNNNNNNMMDTKQSLNASRILSNSLGFSNKGYDE